The region GGTATGAGTTATTTAGACATGCAAAAAAACAACCAAGCTTGGGTATTAAGCAGTATGCGAATTGAAATTGACGATTTACCACAATGGCACCAAACAATTGAAATTGAAACTTGGATTGAAACCTTAGCAGGAATAAAATCCATTCGCGATTTTGAGATTTTTTTAAATGATACTAAAATTATGGGTGTTAACAGTTTATGGGTTTGTGTAAATACTCTAAAAAAACGCCCCGAAGCTATACAAATAAACCATGATCATTTAGAAAAATTTCCAAATAAAAAACCAACTAAACAACCATTTTTAAAAATAAACACCACTAAACCAGCACAGTTAATTAAAGAACATAATGTTGTTTTTTCTGATTTAGACGCTTTAAATCATGTAAACAATGTTAAATATATTGAATGGTGTTTAGATTGTTTACCTATAGATTTTCATCAAAATAACTCCATAAAATCATTAGATATTAACTATTTAAAAGAGCTTACTTTTAACAATAAAGCTTTAATTTACGGTTATCAATCTACAAATGAATATTATTTTTACATTTATGCTGAACAAAAATTATGTTTTGCAATGCATGTTACACTAAATTAAATTCATTTTTTAAGCAACTACTTTTATTAAACAATAACTTTTGATATTTTTACAAAAAAAATTCATGGCAACATCTATATTAAAACTACATAACGCAACTATTTTTCAAGAAGCTGAACCTATATTAACCGATGTGAGTATCGATATAAAAAAGGGGGAATTTATTTATTTAATAGGTAAAACAGGTTCTGGAAAAAGTAGTTTAATGAAAACACTTTATGCCGATTTAGATTTAACACACGGCGAAGGTGTTATTGTTGATTATGATTTACGTACTTTAAAACAAAACGATATTCCTTTTTTACGTAGAAAAATAGGAATTGTTTTTCAAGATTTTAAACTACTTCCTGATAGAAATATTTATGAAAACTTATTGTTTGTTCTTAAAGCAACTGGTTGGACTAACGAAAACGACATGAATCTGCGTATTGAAGATGTTTTAGATCGTGTAGGAATGTTGCAACACTTAAAAAAAATGCCGCACCAAATATCTGGTGGTGAACAACAACGTGTTGCTATTGCACGTGCTTTATTAAACGATCCTGAATTAATTTTGGCCGATGAACCAACTGGTAATTTAGATCCGCAAACAAGTGTGGAAGTTATGGAAGTACTTCAAAAAATTAACCAAAACGGCAGAACCATTTTAATGGCCACACACGATTACGCTTTATTGTTAAAATATCCTTCAAAAACTTTAAAATGTGATGAAGGTAAAGTTTTTGAAGTAGTTCAAAAAACAATTTAATGCTATCTGTATTAATACCAACATATAATTACAATGTAGTTCCACTTGTTAATGAAATTAATAATCAATGTTTACAAGCAAATATTGCATTTGAAGTTTTAGTTTTAGATGATTGTTCTTCATTTTTTTTTACAGAAAACTATTCAATAAATACTTTAGATAATTGTTTCTATAATGTTTTAAGTAAGAATGTTGGCAGAAGTGAAATAAGAAATATATTGACACAAAAAGCGCATTTTAATCATGTGCTTTTTTTAGATGCCGATGTAATGCCTGTCCATACGAATTTTATTAAAAATTATTTAAGCGAAATATCAAAAAACAATCATTTTATTGTTGGTGGAATATGTTATAAGAAAGAAAAACCTACTAAAAATGAATATTTACGTTGGTATTATGGAATAAAAAAAGAAAGCAAATCAGCAAATAATCGTATTAAAAACCCATTTCAAAATTTTGCTTCAGCTAATTTTCTTATTAATAAAGAACTTTTTTTAAACATTCAATTTAACCAATCGTTAAAAAAATATGGTCATGAAGATACTTTGTTTGCTTTTAATTGCAAGCAAAACAATTATAAAATAACTCATAT is a window of Myroides sp. JBRI-B21084 DNA encoding:
- a CDS encoding acyl-[acyl-carrier-protein] thioesterase — protein: MQLPNKFASLYKGTCQVTIDKCSVNSKIRITDLLNILQAVAGKHSDLGGMSYLDMQKNNQAWVLSSMRIEIDDLPQWHQTIEIETWIETLAGIKSIRDFEIFLNDTKIMGVNSLWVCVNTLKKRPEAIQINHDHLEKFPNKKPTKQPFLKINTTKPAQLIKEHNVVFSDLDALNHVNNVKYIEWCLDCLPIDFHQNNSIKSLDINYLKELTFNNKALIYGYQSTNEYYFYIYAEQKLCFAMHVTLN
- a CDS encoding cell division ATP-binding protein FtsE produces the protein MATSILKLHNATIFQEAEPILTDVSIDIKKGEFIYLIGKTGSGKSSLMKTLYADLDLTHGEGVIVDYDLRTLKQNDIPFLRRKIGIVFQDFKLLPDRNIYENLLFVLKATGWTNENDMNLRIEDVLDRVGMLQHLKKMPHQISGGEQQRVAIARALLNDPELILADEPTGNLDPQTSVEVMEVLQKINQNGRTILMATHDYALLLKYPSKTLKCDEGKVFEVVQKTI
- a CDS encoding glycosyltransferase family 2 protein, with the protein product MLSVLIPTYNYNVVPLVNEINNQCLQANIAFEVLVLDDCSSFFFTENYSINTLDNCFYNVLSKNVGRSEIRNILTQKAHFNHVLFLDADVMPVHTNFIKNYLSEISKNNHFIVGGICYKKEKPTKNEYLRWYYGIKKESKSANNRIKNPFQNFASANFLINKELFLNIQFNQSLKKYGHEDTLFAFNCKQNNYKITHINNPVYHLGLDTNEIFIQKSLLSVENAWYLLQNQLIDSKYIKLLHFYKKIEQQTFLLKCIFIIGKNTEKILLKNLKSNKPNLKLLDFYKLYHLIKIAQND